One stretch of Vulpes lagopus strain Blue_001 chromosome X, ASM1834538v1, whole genome shotgun sequence DNA includes these proteins:
- the TENT5D gene encoding terminal nucleotidyltransferase 5D yields MSEIRFSNLTWDQLITLDQVLDEVIPIHGRGNFPTLEVKPKDIIQVVKEQLIEQGIIVKDTRLNGSTASYILASHNGISYKDLDVIFGVELPSDQEFQVVKDAVLGCLLDFLPKGVKKEKITLKTMKEAYVQKMVKVCNKHDRWSLISLSNNTGKNVELKFVNSLRRQFEFSVDSFQIVLDPMLEFYSDKNAKLTKESYPVVVAESMYGDFREAMTHLQFKLISTRKPEEIRGGGLLKYSNLLVRDFKPACEAEIKTLERYMCSRFFIDFPDVAEQQMKIESYLRNHFIGEEKSKYDYLMTLRGVVNESTVCLMGHERRQTLNMITLMALKVLGEQNILPNTDNVTCFYQPAPYFAAEGGHPTYYVTSGPPPIFFQPYHPLHFHVPNGMV; encoded by the coding sequence ATGTCTGAAATCAGATTTAGCAATCTCACTTGGGATCAGCTTATAACACTGGATCAAGTATTAGATGAAGTAATTCCAATTCATGGAAGGGGGAATTTCCCCACATTGGAGGTAAAACCAAAAGATATCATTCAGGTTGTGAAAGAGCAATTGATAGAGCAAGGAATTATTGTTAAAGATACCCGATTGAATGGTTCCACAGCAAGTTATATACTTGCAAGTCACAATGGAATCAGCTATAAGGATCTAGATGTTATTTTTGGTGTTGAACTACCAAGTGATCAGGAATTTCAAGTTGTTAAGGATGCAGTTCTTGGTTGTCTACTTGACTTTTTACCAAAAGgtgtgaaaaaggaaaagatcacCCTGAAAACCATGAAAGAGGCTTATGTGCAAAAGATGGTCAAAGTTTGCAATAAGCACGATCGTTGGAgtctcatttctctttcaaacAACACTGGAAAGAATGTAGAGCTAAAATTTGTGAATTCACTCAGACGACAATTTGAATTTAGCGTTGATTCCTTTCAAATTGTTTTGGATCCCATGTTAGAATTCTACAGTGACAAAAATGCTAAACTAACCAAAGAATCCTATCCTGTTGTGGTAGCTGAAAGCATGTATGGAGACTTCCGGGAAGCAATGACACATTTGCAATTCAAGCTTATATCTACTAGAAAACCTGAAGAGATTAGAGGTGGTGGCCTTCTGAAGTACAGCAACTTGCTGGTTCGTGACTTTAAGCCAGCTTGTGAAGCAGAAATCAAGACACTGGAACGTTATATGTGTTCTAggttctttattgattttcctgATGTAGCAGAACAGCAAATGAAGATTGAATCATACCTTCGTAACCATTTCATAGGTGAAGAAAAGAGCAAGTATGACTACCTTATGACCTTGCGTGGAGTTGTGAATGAAAGCACTGTTTGTCTCATGGGACATGAaagaaggcagaccctcaataTGATCACCCTTATGGCTTTAAAAGTACTTGGAGAACAGAATATCCTACCCAATACAGATAATGTAACTTGCTTTTATCAGCCTGCTCCATACTTTGCTGCTGAGGGAGGGCACCCTACTTATTATGTGACATCTGGACCACCACCTATTTTCTTTCAGCCATACCACCCACTGCACTTTCATGTGCCAAATGGTAtggtttaa